One genomic segment of bacterium includes these proteins:
- a CDS encoding inverse autotransporter beta domain-containing protein: protein MRAVSVAGDGGVWARRNGNGHHPGGDQSEKDFLRHVSTSLPIIPKRVPLGTAPSANGNSAADAPSFAGKKELKTARQRGGVTQLSENGSASDIDLSDPPPIRKKPEPLFLPGMVNPLTSAMQGNTQLAAVQTAKTATELWLPRIIGHDLPEIGGGLPDWMKRIEFEWDVTEGEKSRLALWTVQPLLQSEKQTDTLFTQLQLGNISGLGGGDMTLNAGLGYRRLLAENTALAGVNIFYDVATENDHRRLGYGGELKWNAFDFRSNFYVPLSDRHSIGNGILEEALAGHDFEITSQIPYLPWARVHVAWFFWNAKESRNITGSRYTLELDAHPNLQVEFGLQDDNRTDKTFFAQFRFRFASEKIPAATRSRGFDTVAFRPRDMRDQTLHRVRRTNTIVVERLSTVLSGGGIVITRGN, encoded by the coding sequence ATGCGGGCCGTCTCGGTTGCGGGGGATGGCGGTGTGTGGGCGCGCCGCAACGGCAACGGGCACCATCCCGGCGGCGACCAAAGCGAAAAGGATTTTCTCCGGCATGTTTCCACCTCCTTGCCCATCATTCCGAAGCGGGTACCACTCGGGACCGCCCCCTCGGCCAATGGGAACTCCGCTGCGGATGCGCCCTCCTTCGCGGGGAAGAAAGAACTGAAAACGGCGCGTCAACGGGGAGGGGTTACCCAGCTCAGCGAGAATGGGAGCGCGTCGGACATTGATCTCTCCGATCCGCCGCCCATACGGAAAAAACCCGAGCCCCTCTTTCTGCCGGGAATGGTCAATCCACTCACCAGCGCTATGCAGGGCAACACTCAGCTTGCCGCGGTGCAGACGGCCAAGACAGCCACAGAACTTTGGCTTCCGCGCATCATCGGCCATGACCTGCCGGAGATCGGAGGCGGTCTTCCCGATTGGATGAAGCGCATCGAGTTCGAATGGGACGTCACCGAGGGAGAAAAGTCCCGCTTGGCCCTCTGGACGGTCCAGCCGCTCCTGCAGAGCGAGAAACAGACGGACACCCTGTTTACCCAGCTCCAGCTCGGCAATATCTCCGGCCTCGGAGGCGGGGACATGACGCTCAACGCCGGTCTTGGCTACCGCAGGCTCCTGGCCGAGAACACCGCCCTCGCGGGGGTGAACATTTTTTACGATGTCGCCACAGAGAACGACCACCGGCGCCTCGGTTACGGCGGCGAACTCAAGTGGAACGCCTTCGATTTCCGGTCAAACTTCTATGTCCCCCTCTCTGATCGCCACTCGATTGGAAACGGCATCCTCGAGGAGGCGCTCGCGGGGCACGATTTCGAGATCACCTCCCAGATTCCCTATCTTCCCTGGGCCCGGGTGCACGTCGCCTGGTTCTTCTGGAACGCCAAGGAGTCAAGAAACATCACGGGCAGCCGCTACACGCTCGAGCTGGACGCGCATCCCAACTTGCAGGTCGAGTTCGGCCTCCAGGACGACAACCGGACCGACAAGACCTTCTTCGCGCAATTCCGTTTTCGGTTCGCCTCCGAGAAGATTCCGGCGGCGACCCGCTCCCGCGGCTTCGACACGGTGGCGTTCCGCCCCCGCGACATGCGCGACCAGACGCTCCACCGCGTGCGGCGGACCAACACCATCGTCGTCGAGCGGCTTTCCACCGTCCTCAGCGGCGGCGGCATCGTCATCACGCGCGGGAACTAG